The segment CGATATGCGGCCGCGGTTCTCCGGCCGATCACGTTCCAGTTGAAATCCTGTTCCATCCAGCGGCGTCCGGCCTCGCCCATGGCTGCGAGTTCTTCCCGGGGGGTGTCCAGCGCCTCCCGCAGAGCGGGAATCAGCGTTTCCGCCCCGACCGGGACGCACCATCCGGCATGATGCGCCGGCAGTTCCGTCCACGGCGTGCCGTCGGTGGTGACAACCGGAGTTTTACAGCTCAGAGCTTCGGCCACAGTCATCCCGAAATTCTCGGTATATGACGGCAGAACATACAGATCCGCTCCGGAATATTCCGCGTTCCGCATATCCCCCCTGGCTTCGCCGTGGAATTCGACCCGCGGCAGACGGGCCGCCCGGGCCTTCAGACCCGCGGTGTAGGCCGGCTCCCCGGGACCGACGATATGCAGTTCCCAATCCGGATGATCTTCAGCCAGCGCCCGCCATGCCGCCAAAAGATTTTCGATCCCCTTGACGGGATGCAGCCTGCCCAGGAACAGCAGTTTCCGCCGCACTCCGGAGGTCCGGGGAATCTCCGGCGGCAGATCCACGCCATTCGGCAGAATCAACACCGGCTGCTTCAGGCCGAACGCCCGGATTTCACGATACTCTTTTTCACAGGTGGCATGCAGCATATCGGCCCGGAAAAGGTTGGCATATTGCCCCAGCATCCGGCTGACGCACTTCTTCCACCGCGACCGGTTCAGCGCCCAGGGAGCCAGGCAGCCCCGCGGGCTGATCACCAGCTTGCAGCGGGTTCCCCGCCGCACGAATTCCGGGTAAATGTTCGGCAGCATCCAAAGGCTGTGATTGTGAATGATATCCGCAGTTTGGCACGCTTCCTGCAGACCACGCCGCATTTCAGGCGAACGTCCCAGAGCGGGATGCGGGAACCTGTGTCTCGGCCAGGCCTGAACCGCGAAATTCCACTCTTCCCGCGCCGCGGGCAATGGTGCAAGCGTGTGCAGAGTCAACTTCATGCCGGGAACCGCGGCGACAGCCCCGCAAAGCCGCGGAACCGAGTAGGACGGCCCCGCCGAAACGTTGCCGACATATGGCACAATATTCAGAATTTTCATGATCAGCTGTAAACTTCGCAATTCATATCACATGGAATCGGCGAAAATAAATAATCCTTATTCACCGGGCGGTTCATACTCAGCCGCATGCTCCGGTAATCCCGGCCGGAACTCTTTGCCGGAACGGCCATTCTATTGTTCTTCGGCGATCACCTGATCGATTGATTCCAAACCGTACACCGGCGGAATACCGTACGAGAAACCGTTCCTGTCGGCTTCCGGAATCGCAAGCCCTTTTTCCAAAGAGTAGCTTTCGCTGCGAATCGTTTTGGCCCATTGCAGAATGATATCAATCATCGGAGTCGGGATGTCCAGCTGATCGGCAAACCATTTGGCAATGCACAGGCCGTAGTTGATATCATCACGGAAAAATCTATGGTTTTTATCCAGAGTCCACCGGTTTTTCTCAAATACCACCGGGGGTTTGATGTGATGCAGCGTTTTCGATTCCACAAAAGATTGCCGGATATCGGTATTGCATGAGTGATAGCTCAACTTTTCCAATTCAAGATAATTAAGCATATATTGAAAATCACTGCCGGGGAACCGGGCGATGATCCGGTTTCTCACCAGAGAATATTCATCGTCAAGACGCTGAAGAATGTCTGCGGATTCCTCATCGAAATCCCGGTAAAAATAAGGGATGGCCTCCTCTGAATTCCAGTGATCCCCATACCGCCGGAACAATCCGTAACACCGGGCGGGGTGTATGATCTGATTATCCGCCGATAATGTCAGGGAAAGAAAATTCTCCGCCTGTCTCACTGCCCCCCGGCCAAAATAGCGAAAGCATATATCCTGAAAAAAGCACTCATTCAGCCAGGCGAAATCGGAGCGGGGATATACGGCGGCAACATTGGTCGTCTTCGGCCCATAGTTGATGCCGCAATGTCCGTAAGCTTCAATGCGGCAGATCCAGGGCAGCAGCCCGAAAGCAAAATAACCGGTCATTTCCAGCCGGAATTTACGGATGATTTCCCGTATCATCCAGTTGACTCCGGCCTGGCCGTAAATGCAGCCGATCCATTGCTTCTTCCGCCTGGAGACATGGGGGGCGATCTGATGCAGCATATTGCGATACTGGTGGACCGGCAGGCATAAGACAATGATGTCCGCCTCCGGAATCACCGCCGCGGGGTCAGCAGCCGCCCGGGCCAGACGGCCGGTCAAACTCTGAACCGTGACATTGTCCACATCCCGAACCTGCATGGTCACGGTGGAGCCCCAGCTGTTCGGCCGTTGGGTCAGAAGCGATACTTCATGCCCGCAATGAGAAAGCATCGGAATCAGTGTATGGGCACTGCTGCCGCCGCCGACAATTGTAATTTTCATCCTTTCATCTCCCCGACTGATGGTCTATTTGCGAAATCACGAACAATCGTTTCCCGTTTTTCGTCAGGGGAATCCGAGTCACATATTCAATGTCGGTCTGAAGCGTGCCTCCGCTGACGTCATGGATATATGCAGATATCTTTCGGACGACATCTTCCGGAAGCTTCTCCCGGCAGGGAACAACCAGCAGCTTCAGATGTTCCAGATCAGTCTGAATGAACTGATAGCTGCGTATCCATTCCGACAGGTTGTATACCGCCGATGTGATCGCAAACGCCTGCAGCGTCCCGCCGGACGACAGTTTCAGGCATTCGGTCATGCGTCCCAGAACCATGTTCAGCCGGCGGAACGGCAGCGCATGGCCCTGATCCCCGCCCAGGCGAATGCGGTCGCCGTTCTTATAACGGATAAACGGAAAGGCGAAGCTGTCAAGATTGGTGATTACCGCTTCTTCGTCGCCGCCCGTCGATTCGGCGACGATATGGTCTTCGTTGAGCAGCAGGTTGCCGTCGGTATCCGGCTGGGCGATCATTCCAAATTCAACTGAACCGTAATTCTCATATACCGGGACCCGGAACACCTCTTCAAACAGTTCCCGCTGTTCCGGATAGAGTTTCTCCGATTCCGAAACCACCGCGCGAAGCGAGGGGAACAGGCTGCGCGCGTCCCTGCCCGACTCTTTCACCCACCGCGCAATCTCCGCAATGGAGGCGGCATAACCGTGAAAATATACCGGGTTGTAACGGCGGATGTTTTCCACTGTACGGGCCAGGTGTTCGGGAGAAACCGTAAGAAAATGAGCATCCACCAGCAGACAGCGGTTGATCATGCTCCAGAGTTTGCGGCGGCACCGGGCCACGGGCGGCAGCTGTGCCGTCTCGTCAATCCCTTTGACCCAGACCCGCTTGTCTCCCGGACGGATTCCGGCCCGTGCCAGCCCCCGCCAAAACGTTGCGTAGGTGTAAGTGCGTTCCTTCGGGTCGGAATAGAAACAGAACGGCTCCCCGGTACTTCCGCTGGTATGGCAGCATTCAAGCCTGCTCCGGTCATATTCATCCGAGATAAATTCCGCTTCGTGCGAGCGAAAGGCCGCCTTGTCCAGAACGGGAAACTGTTCCAGGGACAATGCATCGATATCCCAGTGATGCTCCTGTGCATAGTTCCGGTAAAACGGCACATGAAGCACCGCATAACGCAGCAGCTTCTGCAATTTCCGCTGCTGAAGCCGTTCGAGCTCCCCGCGCGTCATATGTTCCACCGCCATGCATCGCCGCCAATCCCGGCAGATATGCGGATGGGTCAACAACTCCTTCAAAAAAAACAATTTAGCAGAACATTGCAAAAAATACATCGTTTCCGATTCTCCATGACATCATTGACGCAATTGTAAATCCCAATACCATACCTCTCCCCGCAGCAGCGAAAGACACACCCGGAATTTCATCTTTTCCTCCGCCGGAGAGAAGACAAGCTGCTGCGAATAACGAGCCGTCCCTTCCTTCGGAATCGTAAAGCTCGGGAAGAGGCGATACCCGATATATTGATCCTTTTCGTCGTAGAGATATATGCCGGGCTGAAATTCGGAACCGGCAACTCCGCGGTAGGAAAATTGCAGAAGTCCCCGTTTTCCGCAGGGAAAACTCTCCTGCGTGCTGATCAGAATCGGGGAAACGCTTTTCATCCGGATTTCGGCTTGTTCCGATGCCTTGTCCCCCGGCAGCCATTCCACCTCGGCCCCGCTGTCCGGCGCATAGCCGCCATGCGCGAAATTCGCTCCCCAGCCGAGGGGAAGCTTCAGATTTTTTCTCCGGAAAAATGTCAATTCCCCGGGAGGAGTGCCAAAGGAGGCGGCAAGGAACTCCGGCAATTCACAGGCCTGCTCCGTCCAGATGTTCTTCTCTTCCAGACCGTCGTTCTCCGGCGGCCGGGAATCGGAAGCGGAGCAGCGCCAAACAGTACACTGCTCTTTTTTCCGAATATTCTTATAGCTGCTGAAAATCCGTCTGCATTCCACGGGGCCGAAACGCCGAACCGGCGAATCCCTGCCGGCGGGCTCATCGAGGATCAGGTAGACTGCGTCATAAAAGGGAAGATAGTTTTCCGCCGTCATCCCCATCTGCTCCCCGGTGCTGTTTACCGGCTGCCGGATGCTTTCCACTCCGGCATAATACCCGAATTGCGCCATTCGCTTATTGTAAACCAGGAGCACGGCATTCGGATTTCCCGCTGCGTCCCGTGCGACGGCCTGTCCGCAGCGTATCGGGAAGTCCCCATACGGATTGATATGCAGGACTTGCCCGACACACCCCAGAAACAATGCGGCGCCGAGCAGATGCGGCAGCCGCTTTCTCCATTTTGTTTCCGGAAGGAGGCGGGGAAACGCGGTTTCCGACTGCATCATCAGAAAAACGGAAAAGAAAATCATGGGGAGAATCAGCAATACGGCATAGCGATGACTGCCGATATATCGAATCCGCCACAACAGCATCCCCGCAAAAAAGAGCGCGCCCCAGAACCACAGGCGATATTTTCTGCGGTACATGGCCAATACAACCAAACCCGCCAGCGAAGCATAGAAAAAAGGCTCAAATCCGCTTTTGATGACTGGTGTAAAATGCACGATCATATCCGGAAAACCGCCTGAACCTTCCCTGTGATATAATTCAAAAAATCACCGGCGGACAAATCCAGCAGACAGAAGAAAAGGATTCCTCCGAAAACGCATCCGAGAAAATAAAACGACAGATTTTTCAACGCTTCCCGCAATGAACAGCATTTCAGGAAACAGGCACAACCGATTCCCGCGCAAAACAATATCACCAATTCCAACGCCTCATAACGGCATAATGTTCCGGCCGCCGTCAATATGCCGGCCCCTCCCCACAGCCACGCAGCTCTCCTGCCGCAGGCCATCGCCGCGCACAGAATCGCAAGCAGACAAAACAGCAGATATAATGATTCCCGCTGCAGCTCATATGAAACCGCCACCAGCGTCGGATGAACGGCGGCCAGTACTCCGCACCATACGGCCCACTTGTTTTTCATCCCGAACGCTCTGGCGATTGCCCAGATAATTACCGGAATCACCGCCCCGGCAATGATATTGGTCAGGGCTCCCGCCGTTTCGACTTTCCAGCCCCATGCGGCATACTGCCCCAGCAGCCGGATGAAAAGCGGGGAAATATAAAAAAGCTCCGGACGGTTTTCCGGCAGAACGCCATCCGCCAATTGGCGGGCGGCCTGCAAATATAAAATCCCGTCCCGCGAGATGACCGGGTCCCAGACGTAGGAGAAATAACGCACCAGAAAGGAAAAAAGCACGAGAAACGCTCCGAAGTACCAGAGCGATATCTTCCGGCCCGTACCGTCGCCGCAAAAATCGATCCGCATCACAACAGCTCTACCATAATGCGTGCCGCATCCTCCGCGGTGCGGGCTGTCCGCAGATCCGGATATTCGCCGATTTGAACGCCCAACGCCACGGCAACCGCGCGGCTGTGACTCTCACACTGGAAGAAGTTGAATGGAATCCGGGCGCGGTTCCGCGTGCGCCGGCTGCAAAGCTTGCGGCCGCTGACGACAGCCCAGGCATCCGCCAGCAGCTCCACGGCATAACGAATCCGGTTGCGCAGCGTCAGCCGGACCGGCTGTGCCGCAGGCAGACGCAGCGGAATGCCATACAGACGGTCGAAGTGCCGCAGCACCCCTTCCTGAAAATAGCCGATCACCGCATCTTCGTCCCGCAGCGCTCTGGCGCAAATGGCCAGATACTCCTGACGTTCCGCCTGTTCCTCCGGCGTGCATTCCCGAATCAGAATCGTTTGCGGACCGGATTTTTCCACCCGGGTCAGAAATGTTCTCCACTGCAATTTCTTCCCCGAAAAATCCACTGCCGCCGCCACAGACCAGCAATATGGTTCCACATTTCCCCAGCAGGCCGGGTCGACAACGAAATTCCCCATTCCGTAAAAGATCACTCCTTCGCCATATTGCTCCCAGCCCTGCGGGACATGGGCGTGGTGACCGTGAATCACCGACGCGCCTTCGTCGATCAGCCGATGATAGAATAGCCGCAACTCCGGATCCGGAAACGGCGAACTCTCCAGGGCGGCATGGCAGGATACGACAACAAAATCGGCCCGTTTCCGCGCAGCCCTGACCGCATCGAAGACCCATCCCCCGAGCGCCGCAACGCCCGGCCTGCCGCCGTAACTGACGCCGAACTGATGTTCACAGCATCCGATCACCGCAATTTCCCGGCCGGATTCCTGAAGAAACATCGGCATTCGCGCCGCCTCCCGCGTCTCCCCCGCGCCGCAGCAGGGGATTCCCCGCGCCGAGAGCATCGCCAGGGTCGCCCGCATTCCCTCCGGGCCGTAATCCATCATATGATTATTGGCCAGATTGAATGCGAACTCCCGCCGTTCATTACCCAGGGTAACGTTGTAAAGGTTGGGACCTGCCTTCGGACTCGGCCGGAATCTTTCCGGCGCGTCTCCCAGCACCGGAGCCTCCAGATTGCACAATACCGTGCCGGAAGGAAGCCGCCAGTCAACCCGGCAGCCTTTCGGAATATAATCGCCGGCCAGAATCATTCTGACTCCATCACATTTTCAATGATCCATTCCCAGCGCCGGGCCCAGTTTTCCGCGGAATATGCCTGGGCATACACCTGCGCCCGCGCTCCGAACTCCGGCAGGGAATCCCGGTGATCGTGCAGATAGAGCATCGCCCGGGTCAGCTGCCCGGCGTCGCCAGCGGCAAAAACCAGCCCGTCATACAGCTGGCGGACAATATCCAATCCGGAACAGCATGCGTCGGAACAGATGATCGGCAGCCCCGAAGCCGCAGCTTCCGCCAGCGCCACACCCCACGGTTCATGTTTGCTGGGCAGAATCATCGCGCCATGCCGGCTCAGCTCTTCCTGAAGCTCCTGCGGCTGAAGGAATCCATGATCGACAACTCCTTCGGTCTGCAGCAGCTGATCCCGCAAATCACCATTGCCGAAGCAATGAAGGGGCCAGGCATCCTGACGCGCCCGGCGATAACGCCGGTATGCTTCCAGCAGGGTATCCAGTCCTTTGATTTTCGCATAGCGGCCGATGTAGACGAAACTGCGCGGCCAGCCTTCCGGGGCCTTGCGGCGCACCGCCATCGCCGGACTGAATCGCGCATAGTCGCAGCCGTAAGTGCTGCCGAAAATCCGGTTGGCGGCATACCCGAGATAACGGGCATACTGCCGTCCGCGTTCCCCGGCCACCACCACGGCACTGGTTCGGCGGACATAGGGGGCGTAGACCACTCTGGCCGCAAACTGCCGCAGCTGACCGCGCCACGCCGCATCCATGCACATGACGACCTTTGCCGTTTTCAGTTCCCTGACCCGCAGCAGCTGCCGGAACGGTTTGTAGGAGAAGCCGGAGACAAAAATGAGATCCGGACCCTGCTGGACCACAGCCCGGACCAGCTTCCCCGCCGACAACTCCTCCGCCGTGAAAATCTGAATGGGCAGCTTCTCCAGAATCTCCGGCGCATAGTGGTAACGGGTTTCCGGAGAATAAATCCGCACCTGGAGTCCGCGACAGGCGCATAACGCCTGCCAGCAGGCAGCCATATACCCGGAATACCCGGTCCAGCAAATCGCAATTTTCATGATATCATCCTCAGAGCTTATCAACGAATAAGTTCTTATGGTTCCGGACTGCGGGAAGGCGAAGACAGAAGATCACTGCAACGTCCCTGGGTCAGCCAGAACAGCACACATAACGGGCTTCCTGCAAAAAAAATGTATCCTTCAATGCAGAGGTGGATCATAAAGAATGCCAGCACTGCCATCCGGAACACCGTCTCCAGATTCACATCGTGCGATTTATGCAGAAATACCGCCCACAACCGAAATATCATGGCCGCAACGCACACTCCGCCGAAAATCCCGGTGGAGGCCAGCACATATATCCAGCCGGAGCCGGGCTCCACCCCGGCATTGTCCATGCTGAGGAAGAAATAATCCGAGCTGTTCGCAAAGCCGTTGCCGAGAACGGGATGCTCCGTGAAATCTTCCCATTGGACCTCCCACTTGGATGCACGGGAGTCAAATATGCTGTTGGAACGCTCCAGACCGGCTTGCGTTTTTTCCCATAACGTTTCGGCCGCATCGTCCCAGCGGGAAAAGGTGGCCGCAGCAATGCCGATCAACACTGCAATCTGAAGCATTGCGAGATGCTTGCGCGTATTGAAAAAAATAAAAAACAATACGCCGCAGATCAGCCCCGCCACCGCGCCGCGCGATCCGGACAACATGGCGGCGGCCGTCGCCATGCAAGCCGCCCCCAGCCACAGCCAGCGCCTGTTTCCGTGAAGCCTCGCCTGATACAGCGCCCAGATTGCGGTGATCGCGGCAAACGGACCGCACAGCATCGGCTGGCTGAATATCCCATGCAGCTGGCTTCCATAATATTGCGGCAGGAAAGGAATTGCGCATGACAGCAAAGACACTCCGACGCCTGCGGCCAGAAGCCAGTCGAATGTCCGGCTCAGGTGCAGGCGGAATTGCCGCAAATATCCGGAATCGAGCAGATTGGAAGTCAAAAACATAACCATTCCCCATCCCAGCAGCCGCAGCCACGGGTGAAAGAACTCCGGAATGTCGTTGGCTATGATCGAACAGACCGCCGCCAGCCCCAGTACTGCCGCGGCAGGATTGACCTGCAATGCTTTGCCCGGCATTCGCAGCAGCGTCCATCCCGCGCCGACGCCCCAGATCCCGTAATAAACCGGCAGCGGGACGGGAATTCCGAGCGTGGTATTGCGCAGAATCGTGACGCATCCGATCAGCCAGACAATGAATACGTCACCTTTGGACCAGCACTCCGTTTCGTCCTGCGCCGGAACGGCGGCGATGCCGCCGATAACATCACTTTGCGTCATCGCCAGAGCCTTTTCCAGATCCGTGCCGCCGCGATCCGCCAGTACCGCGGCGAGGTCAACGCCTCGATGACCAGATGCAGGCGGCAGGACGGGCAAAAGCGGAAGGCGCTGCAGAATTGCGACACGATGTAATTATCCGATACCCGGCGGCGGAGCCGGGCGATCCGCCGATATTGCTCCGGATGTTTTTCCAGATATTTCTGCAGGTCGGCCAGCTGCTGCAGGTGCGCATATCCCAGCCGGAAACGCATCCGTTCAATTTTATCCCGTCCATCGGTGAATTTACCGCTCAAATTGGAATCGTGCTTGCGGTATTTGACCAGCGGCGCGTCAATCCGGACAAATTCCCCCAGCAGCAGCGAGCGCAGGCTCATTACAATATCCTCGTTGCGGACTTCTCCTCCCAACGGCCCGAACTCGCTGTAAACATCCCGCCGGTAAGCCACGGTTGCTCCGAGAATGGCCGGAATCGTATTCCTGTACGTATAGATTCCGCCATGCTCCGCCGATGCGGAACGCGGCAGTACGGCTCCTTCCCCGTCGATAAAATCGCATCCGGACCAAATGCAGGCGGCCTCCGGATATTGCTGCGCGGCACGCGCGACGGCCTCCGCACGTTCGGGCAGGGATATGTCATCGCCCGCGGCGCCGATCAGCCACCGGCCGCTGGACAACTCTCCCCACACCTTGCTGGCGTGCATTCCCAATCCCAGATTCCGTTCATTGCGGTTCAGGATAATCCGGTGCGGTCCGCGATAACCGGCGGCCAGCTCCCGCATGATTTCAAACGTCCGGTCGGTCGAACAATCATCGGAGAGCACGATTTCCAAAGGCGAGTAGGTCTGGGCAAATGCGCTCAAAACCGATTCCCGGACATATTTCTCCTGGTTGTAGGTCACCAGACAATAGGTCAACAGAGGTTTTTCTTCAGCGTCCATGCTTCATCCTTTTTTCCAATAAACGGCGCGGCGAGAAATTCAGGCGGCGGATCAATACATACAGGCAAAGCAGTCCTCCCGCCCCGGCAAGTCCGCAATTCACCCACAATTGCGTCCACGGAGTCAGACTGCGGGCGAGAAGCAACGTGCCGCACAACCCGATCAGCGCGGCGCCGGTCAAAACCGGAACCGGCCAGGCGAACCGGATATGATAATAACAGCGCAGTAAACCAACCATCATCCCGCCGGACAGCAGATAATTGACGAACAACGACAATGCCGCGCCCTGGACGCCCCAATATCTGATTCCCAGGAACAGCAGCAGAACATGCGTGCTGTGCGGAATCAGCTGCAGCATCACAAACAACTTCCCGTCGCCGTGAGCAATCACCGCATATCCCAGCGGCCAGACAAATACCTGCCCGAGAATTCCAAACAGAAACAGCCGGATCAAATCCGCCGCCTCCGTAAAACTTGCGGAGTAGAAAACGGCGACCAGCCACGGCGCCAGCGCCATCATCCCCAGCAGCGCCGGAATCGCCAGCAGGAGCGAAATCTCCAACTGTTCGTTGATCGCGCGCGCCATCTCCGCCGGACGCGTCACCAAACCCACCAGGCGCGGATAATAATCGGTACCCATTGCGTTCAGAACAAAGCCGATCAAAAACGCGGACAACGCATAAGCCGCCTGGTACAGGCCGCAGGCATCGACCCCCAGCATTCGGGTCAGCAGCAGCTTGTGAACGAACTGCGACGCCGCCATAATCACCGATGAAGACATGAAACAGATACCCAGCTGCAGCATCGGCGTCAGAATACGGCGGTGTTCCGCCGCATTCAGCCTGACCTGCTCCAGATTGATCCTGCGCGCATATAGCCACGTTACCCCCAGCATGATTCCGGCAATGACAGTCAGCGCAATCACAATCCCGTTTTTTCCCCACAGGAAATAACAGGGTATCGCTCCCATCGCTCCCCCCAGGGCGGCCCAGACACGGATCTTGCTCAAATCGGCAATCCGCCGCAGCCCCTGGATGACACATTGCTGGCCGGAACAGAGAATTCCCAGCAGCAGCGGTATGCTCAGCAGCGCAATGCTCCAGGCGTATTCCGGGGATTTGAAGAACCAGCGGGACAGCACGGGAGCCATGCCCACGGTCAGAACGACCCCCAGAGCGCCTGTAATCCAGATGATATGGCGGTAGGCCGTGACGACGGCACTGATGGACGTCTTACCGCCGGGGCCGTCCTGACCCGCGGCCTCCGCGATCTGCCGGACCCCGCTGTTTCCCAGGCCGAAATTGACAATACTGGAAATCAGTGCGATGATGCTGTTGTAGATCTCCAGCAAAGCGAAGCCCTCGGCCCCCAGCAGTACCGCCACAACCTTGTTTTGAACCAGATGCACGCTGCCGCTGATGAGCGATGCTCCGCCAATCAGCGAAGTTGCCTTGAATATCTGCCGGTATGAACTGCTCATGCCGTCATTCCCACAGATTTCCGATCACGACTTCAAACCAATTGCGGAATATCCGCACCGCCGCCTTGAAACGCAGCGGCCTGCTGCGAAACAGGATCAGGCGGAAGCCGTGCGGTAAACGGTTGATTTCCAGCCGGCGTCCGCGCCCCCGGGGCTGAGGAATTGCGCCAGTCAACCGCATGTCGTCCAGAAAAGAAAATTCCATGCATTTATACTTATAAAGATAGGAATGTTTGGATGTGGGAAAATGATAAATCGTCATGCCGTCGAGACATTCCACTTCGAGCCGGGGTGCGCCGAAGTGCACGATGTGCAAATCCAAAGCCGTTTTAGGGCCGAATTTATCCAGCAGCACCTGCCGCAGCCGGGCGAACTTTGCCGGCTCCAGCTCAAAATCCGCATCAAAAAGCAATGCGATCCGTTGTGATTTCTTCAAATACTCATACAGCCGCTCAATCCGGCGGCGATATTTGGCCAGCACGGAATCATATTCGTTCCCGGATGCGGGATCTGCATGGAAATCATGGATGAAACGATATCCGGTCGCCGTGTCCTCACATTGAAAGATGGTGGACTGCCCCCGTTCCTGCGCGGCAAGCTCACGCAGGTTTCCCCGGCGCATCCAGTCGGCAAAATCATTGCGGAAACATTCCGTCAGCGCCTCAATGGTCCGGTCCGAAACGCAGAACAACCAGTCAAAAGGCAGGCTCGCCACCCGCAGCCGCCGCTCCTTCAACTGATGCGAAACAGCACAACTGCCGCCCAGCGAGCAGAAAAAATCATAATCCATTTTTGCCTACAATGTCCTGATAACTTCAGCGGGAACCCCGGCAGCCAGCGTTCGCGCCGGGACATCCCGGGTGACAACGCTGCCGGCCGCGATGACCGCCCCGTCACCGATCGTCACGCCTTTCAGAATCGTCACCGAGCTCCCGAGCCACACATTATTTCCGATATGAACCGGGCGGGTTTGACCGTGCCCGCGAAACCGCGTTTCCGGCGACAAGTCATGGAAATCGGCATCCATGATATTGACATGGTCACCGCATAAGAGCAAATCCCCGACGGTAATTTCCGTCATAGCGCCCAAGGTTACGTTATTGGAAAACCGGCAATGATTTCCAATTACGATCCGGGCCTCCTGATTCCAGGCCGCCAGGCGGATTTCACCGTTCCCGGAACGCCGGGCGCCCCAGAAACCGAAGATATTGTCGGAACCGATCGTCACCGTTCCGCGATTCCCGGTACAGCGCAGGGGGACCAGCAGCCGGTTCCTCCGGCCGGAATTGAGCCTCCCCCCCCAGATCCATAATGTGCTCCGGAACCGCAGCCGGTAACAATATCCGCGGCACCGCAGCCACACAAAAAAACAGCGCAGCAATAATCGTCGTATCATTGATTTACTCCTGCCAGGCGTTGACGGCGGCAATCACCGCCTCGCGTTCCATGCGGGTCAGCGCCGGCCCCATCGGCAGGGAGATCACTTCGGCATGAATCTTTTCACTGATCGGATAGCGGCGGTCCCGCCACTCGGCATAAGCGGGCTGGCGATGCGGAGGAATGGGATAGTGGATGACCGTGCCAATCCCGTTTTCGCTCAGATAAGCCTGGAAAGCGTCACGCCGCCGGACCCTGACGGCAAAAATATGCCAGACATGTTCATTCGCCTTGCCAACCACCGGCAGAACGACTGCGGAATTATGAATTCCCGCCAGATAATCCGCCGCCGCTTCCCGGCGCCTGCCGTTTTCCTCATCCAGATGGGAAAGCTTCACCCGCAGCATCGCCGCCTGAATTTCGTCCAGACGGCTGTTATAGCCTTTATAGAGGTTGTGATACTTGTAATCGGAACCGTAATTCCGCAGGGCCCGGATCGCCCCGGCCAATTCCGCATCGCCGGTGGTGACGGCACCGGC is part of the Victivallis lenta genome and harbors:
- a CDS encoding glycosyltransferase family 4 protein; its protein translation is MKIAICWTGYSGYMAACWQALCACRGLQVRIYSPETRYHYAPEILEKLPIQIFTAEELSAGKLVRAVVQQGPDLIFVSGFSYKPFRQLLRVRELKTAKVVMCMDAAWRGQLRQFAARVVYAPYVRRTSAVVVAGERGRQYARYLGYAANRIFGSTYGCDYARFSPAMAVRRKAPEGWPRSFVYIGRYAKIKGLDTLLEAYRRYRRARQDAWPLHCFGNGDLRDQLLQTEGVVDHGFLQPQELQEELSRHGAMILPSKHEPWGVALAEAAASGLPIICSDACCSGLDIVRQLYDGLVFAAGDAGQLTRAMLYLHDHRDSLPEFGARAQVYAQAYSAENWARRWEWIIENVMESE
- a CDS encoding O-antigen ligase family protein → MPVLPPASGHRGVDLAAVLADRGGTDLEKALAMTQSDVIGGIAAVPAQDETECWSKGDVFIVWLIGCVTILRNTTLGIPVPLPVYYGIWGVGAGWTLLRMPGKALQVNPAAAVLGLAAVCSIIANDIPEFFHPWLRLLGWGMVMFLTSNLLDSGYLRQFRLHLSRTFDWLLAAGVGVSLLSCAIPFLPQYYGSQLHGIFSQPMLCGPFAAITAIWALYQARLHGNRRWLWLGAACMATAAAMLSGSRGAVAGLICGVLFFIFFNTRKHLAMLQIAVLIGIAAATFSRWDDAAETLWEKTQAGLERSNSIFDSRASKWEVQWEDFTEHPVLGNGFANSSDYFFLSMDNAGVEPGSGWIYVLASTGIFGGVCVAAMIFRLWAVFLHKSHDVNLETVFRMAVLAFFMIHLCIEGYIFFAGSPLCVLFWLTQGRCSDLLSSPSRSPEP
- a CDS encoding glycosyltransferase; amino-acid sequence: MDAEEKPLLTYCLVTYNQEKYVRESVLSAFAQTYSPLEIVLSDDCSTDRTFEIMRELAAGYRGPHRIILNRNERNLGLGMHASKVWGELSSGRWLIGAAGDDISLPERAEAVARAAQQYPEAACIWSGCDFIDGEGAVLPRSASAEHGGIYTYRNTIPAILGATVAYRRDVYSEFGPLGGEVRNEDIVMSLRSLLLGEFVRIDAPLVKYRKHDSNLSGKFTDGRDKIERMRFRLGYAHLQQLADLQKYLEKHPEQYRRIARLRRRVSDNYIVSQFCSAFRFCPSCRLHLVIEALTSPRYWRIAAARIWKRLWR
- a CDS encoding O-antigen translocase, whose amino-acid sequence is MSSSYRQIFKATSLIGGASLISGSVHLVQNKVVAVLLGAEGFALLEIYNSIIALISSIVNFGLGNSGVRQIAEAAGQDGPGGKTSISAVVTAYRHIIWITGALGVVLTVGMAPVLSRWFFKSPEYAWSIALLSIPLLLGILCSGQQCVIQGLRRIADLSKIRVWAALGGAMGAIPCYFLWGKNGIVIALTVIAGIMLGVTWLYARRINLEQVRLNAAEHRRILTPMLQLGICFMSSSVIMAASQFVHKLLLTRMLGVDACGLYQAAYALSAFLIGFVLNAMGTDYYPRLVGLVTRPAEMARAINEQLEISLLLAIPALLGMMALAPWLVAVFYSASFTEAADLIRLFLFGILGQVFVWPLGYAVIAHGDGKLFVMLQLIPHSTHVLLLFLGIRYWGVQGAALSLFVNYLLSGGMMVGLLRCYYHIRFAWPVPVLTGAALIGLCGTLLLARSLTPWTQLWVNCGLAGAGGLLCLYVLIRRLNFSPRRLLEKRMKHGR
- a CDS encoding DUF1796 family putative cysteine peptidase codes for the protein MDYDFFCSLGGSCAVSHQLKERRLRVASLPFDWLFCVSDRTIEALTECFRNDFADWMRRGNLRELAAQERGQSTIFQCEDTATGYRFIHDFHADPASGNEYDSVLAKYRRRIERLYEYLKKSQRIALLFDADFELEPAKFARLRQVLLDKFGPKTALDLHIVHFGAPRLEVECLDGMTIYHFPTSKHSYLYKYKCMEFSFLDDMRLTGAIPQPRGRGRRLEINRLPHGFRLILFRSRPLRFKAAVRIFRNWFEVVIGNLWE
- a CDS encoding acyltransferase, coding for MIRRLLLRCFFVWLRCRGYCYRLRFRSTLWIWGGRLNSGRRNRLLVPLRCTGNRGTVTIGSDNIFGFWGARRSGNGEIRLAAWNQEARIVIGNHCRFSNNVTLGAMTEITVGDLLLCGDHVNIMDADFHDLSPETRFRGHGQTRPVHIGNNVWLGSSVTILKGVTIGDGAVIAAGSVVTRDVPARTLAAGVPAEVIRTL